A single region of the Lysinibacillus sp. B2A1 genome encodes:
- a CDS encoding stage II sporulation protein E, protein MTSIEWFDTANVTDHKLGVKKRQLLIGSLFFITSFFLAQSVVFEAAVPFSVPFWAIIRTKYKEYAKYVLIGGLIGGFFLGFGQVVILALQIAMYECIMRFRYWKLPKSIAVASAILLVQMIWQGVMYQGLPPVLVQFYVGCEAALALIMTLFMQVLFVNSYEWFTSHWTYEKLGSGLVVFAAMLTGMQTVVISYFSLPIFLVQLFICFGALVGSVPLATVIGAVLGTLIGVAKLSFTGMLSVATLTGLCAGMGARAGRFGVAAGSILPSVFFLFYDATLPLDNVYFTSIAVGSIAFLTIPKKYSDKVRDKLFPQREEILLARQNWLTEHVTYKLEHFQHFVQFMKELVFERFMTTPVEAAKEVSPMNTCLSCFRYDRCWGAQNNGMDKLMTDWFHMKGVGKESAIHRTEDQIRYKCVKSTKIFEELETELYRERINGQYFHGKKMIALQLRDMSNHLNQLIAEMKEDTVSFVSVEKDIIQKLKEAHIECFQLDVLSNKPGARKIVCALTPARVDWEEDTTLAERMILPVLYDIFEEPFEIEKVVTCDVPFRHIQVSFRSAISFEVEYDIYSMSKDATLYSGDSHALFQLHPGLFAILLSDGMGQSKEAQHESRKLIHLMRECLNYNMNPETAMHTLHYVMSLKQQDDMYATLDFALVDLQHGDLWSWKAGGMSTYILRGKEVLKVESNAAPVGFLSISAIEAEKRKLKAGDVILMHSDGLFSSIADWDEQEESFLAYAQQVASTTKSIQEKLTTIMQSFQSHYDIEDDCTVLMLEVTHVVPTWAVFRPVQYSMS, encoded by the coding sequence CAGTTGCTTATTGGCTCTTTATTTTTTATAACATCCTTTTTTTTAGCTCAGTCTGTTGTATTTGAAGCAGCTGTACCTTTCTCGGTTCCTTTTTGGGCAATTATACGAACGAAGTATAAGGAATATGCTAAATATGTTTTAATTGGTGGTTTAATAGGGGGATTCTTTCTTGGGTTTGGACAAGTTGTTATTTTAGCCTTACAAATTGCCATGTATGAGTGTATCATGCGTTTCCGGTACTGGAAACTCCCCAAAAGTATTGCGGTTGCATCAGCTATATTGCTTGTTCAAATGATATGGCAGGGGGTTATGTATCAGGGCTTGCCTCCCGTGCTTGTACAATTTTATGTTGGCTGTGAAGCTGCATTAGCTCTTATTATGACTCTTTTTATGCAAGTCCTTTTTGTTAATTCCTATGAATGGTTTACGAGTCATTGGACATATGAAAAGCTTGGTTCTGGACTAGTAGTTTTTGCCGCCATGCTAACAGGAATGCAAACAGTTGTAATTAGTTATTTTTCTCTTCCCATTTTTTTAGTGCAGCTATTTATATGCTTTGGTGCATTAGTGGGAAGTGTACCGTTAGCAACTGTAATTGGAGCAGTGCTAGGTACGCTCATTGGTGTTGCAAAACTGTCTTTTACGGGTATGCTCTCGGTTGCTACGTTAACTGGATTGTGTGCTGGAATGGGTGCTCGAGCAGGACGCTTTGGAGTGGCGGCTGGCAGCATCTTGCCAAGTGTATTTTTTTTATTTTATGACGCAACTTTACCATTAGATAACGTTTATTTTACATCCATTGCTGTCGGGAGTATTGCTTTCCTAACCATTCCTAAAAAGTATTCTGATAAGGTGAGGGACAAACTGTTTCCACAGCGTGAGGAGATCTTGCTCGCCCGCCAAAATTGGTTAACGGAGCATGTCACTTACAAATTAGAGCATTTTCAGCATTTTGTACAATTCATGAAGGAACTTGTGTTTGAGCGCTTTATGACAACTCCTGTTGAGGCTGCAAAGGAAGTGTCACCAATGAATACATGCTTAAGTTGTTTTCGTTATGATCGCTGTTGGGGTGCTCAAAATAACGGTATGGATAAGCTGATGACAGACTGGTTCCATATGAAGGGAGTAGGGAAGGAATCTGCTATTCATCGGACAGAGGACCAAATTCGTTATAAATGCGTGAAGTCTACGAAAATTTTCGAGGAGTTAGAAACGGAGCTATACAGGGAGCGAATTAATGGACAATATTTTCACGGAAAGAAAATGATTGCACTTCAACTACGAGATATGAGCAATCATCTAAATCAGCTAATTGCAGAAATGAAGGAGGACACCGTATCATTTGTGAGTGTGGAAAAGGATATTATCCAAAAACTAAAGGAGGCGCATATTGAATGCTTCCAGCTAGATGTGCTGAGTAATAAACCTGGAGCAAGGAAAATTGTCTGTGCACTCACACCAGCTCGAGTCGATTGGGAAGAGGATACAACATTGGCAGAAAGGATGATACTACCAGTTTTATATGATATTTTTGAGGAACCGTTTGAAATTGAAAAGGTAGTAACATGTGATGTACCATTTCGCCACATTCAAGTAAGCTTTAGGTCAGCTATTAGTTTTGAAGTAGAGTATGATATATATAGTATGTCAAAAGATGCTACATTATATTCTGGTGATTCCCATGCGTTATTTCAATTACATCCAGGATTATTTGCTATTTTATTGTCAGATGGTATGGGACAGAGTAAAGAAGCACAGCATGAAAGTAGAAAACTAATACATTTAATGCGGGAATGCTTGAATTACAATATGAATCCAGAGACTGCGATGCACACATTACATTATGTCATGTCCTTAAAACAACAAGATGATATGTATGCAACACTGGATTTTGCCCTTGTAGATTTACAGCACGGTGATTTATGGTCATGGAAAGCAGGGGGAATGTCTACGTATATCTTACGTGGAAAAGAGGTACTAAAAGTTGAAAGTAATGCAGCACCTGTTGGATTTTTATCCATTTCAGCAATTGAGGCGGAAAAAAGAAAACTGAAAGCAGGGGATGTTATTCTAATGCATTCTGATGGGTTATTTTCAAGTATCGCTGATTGGGATGAACAAGAAGAGTCGTTTTTAGCCTATGCTCAGCAGGTTGCGAGCACTACCAAATCCATACAGGAAAAACTAACGACTATTATGCAGTCTTTCCAAAGTCACTATGATATAGAGGATGATTGTACAGTTTTGATGTTAGAGGTGACACATGTTGTACCGACTTGGGCGGTGTTTAGACCAGTTCAATATTCTATGAGTTAA
- the tilS gene encoding tRNA lysidine(34) synthetase TilS, with protein sequence MSFELRVKLLIEEKQLIQQDDHLLIAVSGGVDSMALLHYFVQTKEKWGVKVEAIHVDHMLRGEASAEDRAFVQRYCDNHEIYLHAKAIPIPEIMALENGNTQLICRRERYRYFKEVMQETNASKLVTAHHADDQLESVLMALTKNATINSMQGIRSQRFFTGKSLIRPFLTVTKSEIREYLLRQGLDYREDASNFKDTYVRNRFRHHVVPLLEAENPRVTEQVTHFTEQLQEDDAYLMTLAEDVFSRIIKIIDENTYSMEIKAFQLVPLALQRRLILILLNYLYKDSNTIQSYALLTSILKLCDTTAGYAEVHLPEEFLAVRRYGKLSIQKKEPLEGQTSPEKKIISTANGWTTLTNGERLCVVKLPDLSSELLTDTAQLFYFNASRLKLPLYVRARKEGDRMLLKGMDQPKRLSRLFIDEKIPLNERNSWPLLISPSNEVVAVIGVRMGMFFSTTPQPNDDTVLIVD encoded by the coding sequence TTGTCATTTGAATTAAGGGTCAAATTACTTATCGAAGAAAAGCAATTAATACAGCAAGACGACCATCTTCTCATCGCCGTTTCGGGTGGTGTAGATTCTATGGCTTTACTTCATTATTTTGTTCAAACAAAAGAAAAATGGGGAGTTAAGGTAGAGGCTATTCACGTTGATCACATGTTAAGAGGAGAAGCGTCTGCTGAGGATAGGGCCTTTGTCCAAAGATATTGTGATAATCATGAAATATATTTACATGCAAAAGCAATTCCAATACCAGAGATTATGGCTTTAGAAAATGGGAATACACAGCTGATTTGTCGTAGAGAGAGGTATCGGTATTTTAAAGAGGTCATGCAAGAAACAAATGCTAGCAAGCTTGTAACTGCACATCATGCGGACGACCAACTGGAGTCAGTATTAATGGCCCTGACTAAAAATGCAACGATTAACAGTATGCAAGGTATTCGGTCACAGCGTTTTTTTACAGGAAAATCATTAATTCGTCCGTTTTTAACGGTTACAAAGTCTGAAATAAGGGAATATTTACTTAGACAAGGTTTAGATTACCGTGAAGATGCTAGCAACTTCAAAGACACCTATGTACGTAATCGTTTCAGACATCATGTGGTGCCATTATTGGAGGCAGAAAATCCACGAGTAACCGAGCAAGTGACCCATTTTACAGAACAATTACAAGAAGATGATGCCTATTTAATGACTTTAGCGGAGGATGTATTTTCTAGAATAATTAAAATAATAGACGAAAATACATATAGCATGGAAATTAAGGCTTTTCAATTGGTACCACTTGCTTTACAAAGGAGGCTCATTTTAATACTATTAAACTATCTTTACAAAGATTCAAATACGATACAAAGTTATGCTCTATTGACTTCAATTTTAAAGCTTTGTGATACGACAGCAGGGTATGCTGAAGTTCACTTGCCAGAAGAATTTCTAGCAGTTCGCCGTTACGGAAAATTATCGATTCAGAAGAAAGAACCATTAGAAGGTCAAACTTCTCCTGAGAAAAAAATTATTTCGACTGCTAATGGGTGGACAACACTGACAAATGGTGAACGTTTATGCGTAGTCAAGTTGCCTGATTTATCGTCTGAATTGCTGACGGATACTGCACAACTTTTTTATTTTAACGCTAGCAGACTCAAACTTCCTCTCTACGTTAGAGCTCGCAAGGAAGGGGATAGAATGCTGTTAAAAGGAATGGATCAGCCAAAACGCTTATCTCGCCTTTTTATAGATGAAAAGATTCCTTTAAATGAGCGAAATAGCTGGCCGTTACTGATTTCTCCATCCAATGAGGTCGTAGCGGTAATTGGTGTGCGTATGGGAATGTTTTTTTCAACCACTCCGCAACCAAACGATGATACAGTGCTCATCGTAGACTAA
- the hpt gene encoding hypoxanthine phosphoribosyltransferase yields MLQNDIEKIMITEEQLQERIAELGAQLTAEYKDSFPLAVGVLKGAMPFMTDLMKRFDSFIELDFMDVSSYGNATVSSGEVKILKDLNTSVEGRDVLIIEDIIDSGLTLSYLVDLFKYRKAKSIKIVTLLDKPSGRKVNLAADYVGFEVPDGFVVGYGLDYAEKYRNLPYIGILKPEVYSF; encoded by the coding sequence ATGTTACAAAATGACATCGAAAAAATTATGATTACAGAAGAACAATTGCAAGAAAGAATTGCTGAGCTAGGAGCGCAATTGACTGCGGAATACAAAGATTCATTCCCGTTAGCAGTTGGTGTTCTTAAAGGAGCAATGCCGTTTATGACGGATTTGATGAAGCGTTTCGATTCTTTCATTGAGCTAGACTTTATGGATGTTTCCAGCTATGGAAATGCCACAGTATCGTCAGGTGAAGTAAAAATTCTTAAGGATTTAAATACAAGCGTTGAGGGACGTGATGTATTAATTATCGAGGACATCATCGATAGTGGTTTAACATTAAGCTATTTAGTAGACTTATTTAAATACCGCAAAGCAAAATCCATTAAAATCGTTACATTGTTAGATAAACCATCAGGTCGTAAGGTAAATTTAGCAGCTGATTATGTTGGGTTTGAAGTACCAGATGGTTTTGTTGTAGGATATGGCTTAGATTACGCAGAAAAATATCGTAATTTACCATATATCGGTATTTTAAAACCAGAGGTATATTCTTTCTAA
- a CDS encoding cell division protein FtsH, whose amino-acid sequence MNRIFRYTIFYLLIFLVIIGIFGTFNGSNAPTKELTYAEFQEALDKKEITKATIQPDKSVYIVEGTLKGYEKGESFTANIPRDNPSLMDRIDEAAKDKNSNISYLTAPETSGWIQFFTGIIPFIIIIFLFFFLMSQSQGGGNKVMSFGKSKAKLYDDQKKKVRFTDVAGADEEKAELVEVVDFLKDHRKFTEIGARIPKGILLVGPPGTGKTLLARAVAGEAGVPFFSISGSDFVEMFVGVGASRVRDLFENAKKNAPCIIFIDEIDAVGRQRGAGLGGGHDEREQTLNQLLVEMDGFGANEGIIIIAATNRPDILDKALLRPGRFDRQITVGHPDVKGREAILKVHARNKPLADSVDLAAVAQRTPGFSGADLENLLNEAALVAARKSKRTINMADIDEASDRVIAGPAKASRVYSAKEKKLVSFHEAGHVVVGLELDEADTVHKVTIVPRGQAGGYAIMLPKEERFFTTKQELLDRIAGLLGGRVAEEIVLGEVSTGAHNDFQKVTSIARAMVTEYGMSENLGAMQFGSSQGGNVFLGRDFNSDQNYSDSIAYEIDKEMQKIIDSQYQRTKRILTEKRHLLDLIANTLMEKETLNAQEIEHLRDHGVLPEPEAVEVVEEKAPKAETKPTLDIVGEPTVKKELLSKEANPTTADLPKEGTELNHNAPKGIDEKRD is encoded by the coding sequence ATGAATCGAATATTTCGATATACCATATTCTATTTACTGATTTTCCTAGTGATTATCGGTATTTTTGGTACTTTCAATGGTAGCAATGCACCAACGAAAGAGTTAACTTATGCTGAGTTTCAAGAAGCTCTAGATAAGAAAGAAATAACAAAAGCTACAATTCAACCTGATAAATCAGTATACATCGTTGAAGGTACACTAAAGGGCTATGAAAAAGGGGAAAGCTTTACTGCAAATATCCCACGTGATAACCCATCTTTAATGGACCGCATAGACGAGGCCGCTAAGGATAAGAATAGTAATATTAGCTATTTAACAGCACCAGAAACAAGTGGATGGATTCAATTCTTTACAGGGATTATTCCTTTCATCATTATCATTTTCTTATTCTTCTTCCTGATGAGTCAATCACAGGGTGGCGGTAATAAAGTAATGAGCTTTGGTAAAAGCAAAGCAAAACTTTACGATGATCAAAAGAAAAAAGTTCGTTTTACAGATGTAGCGGGTGCTGATGAAGAGAAAGCAGAACTTGTAGAAGTGGTAGATTTCCTAAAAGACCACCGCAAATTCACTGAAATCGGTGCACGTATTCCAAAGGGTATCTTACTTGTAGGTCCTCCAGGTACAGGTAAAACATTGCTTGCACGTGCAGTAGCGGGTGAGGCAGGCGTACCGTTCTTCTCGATTTCAGGTTCTGACTTCGTAGAAATGTTTGTCGGTGTTGGTGCATCCCGTGTTCGTGATTTATTTGAAAATGCAAAGAAGAACGCTCCGTGTATTATCTTTATCGATGAGATTGACGCAGTAGGTCGTCAACGTGGCGCAGGTCTTGGTGGTGGCCATGATGAGCGTGAACAAACCCTGAACCAATTATTGGTTGAGATGGATGGTTTCGGCGCAAATGAAGGCATTATTATAATTGCTGCAACAAACCGACCAGATATTCTAGATAAAGCGTTACTACGTCCAGGTCGTTTTGACCGTCAAATTACAGTAGGTCATCCTGATGTAAAAGGACGTGAAGCAATTCTTAAGGTGCATGCTCGCAACAAACCTTTAGCAGATTCAGTTGATTTAGCAGCTGTTGCTCAACGTACACCAGGTTTCTCAGGGGCTGACTTAGAAAACTTGTTAAATGAAGCTGCACTTGTGGCTGCACGTAAAAGCAAACGTACAATTAATATGGCAGATATCGATGAAGCGTCTGACCGAGTAATTGCTGGTCCAGCAAAAGCTAGTCGTGTATATTCTGCAAAAGAGAAAAAGCTTGTATCCTTCCATGAAGCTGGCCACGTAGTCGTTGGTTTAGAACTGGATGAAGCGGATACAGTGCACAAAGTAACAATCGTTCCTCGTGGTCAAGCAGGAGGCTATGCGATTATGTTACCAAAGGAAGAACGCTTCTTTACAACAAAACAAGAATTGTTAGACCGTATTGCAGGACTTTTGGGTGGGCGTGTCGCTGAGGAAATTGTACTTGGTGAGGTTTCTACTGGTGCACATAACGACTTCCAAAAGGTAACAAGTATTGCGCGTGCAATGGTAACTGAATATGGTATGAGTGAGAATCTTGGTGCGATGCAATTTGGTTCAAGTCAAGGTGGTAATGTATTCCTTGGCCGTGACTTTAATTCGGATCAAAACTACTCTGATTCAATTGCTTATGAGATTGATAAAGAAATGCAAAAAATTATCGATTCTCAATATCAGCGTACTAAGCGGATCTTAACGGAAAAACGTCATTTACTTGATTTAATTGCTAATACTTTGATGGAAAAAGAAACATTGAATGCGCAAGAAATTGAACATTTACGTGATCACGGCGTTTTACCAGAACCAGAGGCTGTTGAGGTGGTTGAAGAAAAAGCTCCTAAAGCTGAAACTAAACCAACATTAGATATCGTTGGTGAGCCGACTGTTAAAAAAGAATTGCTTAGCAAAGAAGCAAATCCAACAACGGCCGATTTACCAAAAGAGGGCACAGAGCTCAATCATAATGCACCAAAAGGTATCGATGAAAAACGTGATTAA
- a CDS encoding aldo/keto reductase yields MENVTLNNGLVMPLVGYGVFRVPEGDDLAEAVKTAIKKGYRSIDTAQVYRNEESVGRGIRAAIEEGFVTREELFVTSKVWNAGLSYEETLAAYDSSLEKLGLEYLDLYLVHWPGIDDKYMNIYRALEKIYQDGRVRSIGVSNFHVHHLENLLKEATVIPVINQIEFHPHLTQEEVRAYCKEKGIQVEAWSPLMNGALLEEALIQQLASKYSKTPAQIVLRYDVQHEVVTIPKTMTPARMSENLNVFDFALTEKEMSQLDALHDGLRCGPDPEKFNFK; encoded by the coding sequence ATGGAGAATGTAACATTGAATAATGGCTTAGTAATGCCATTAGTAGGCTATGGTGTCTTCCGAGTACCTGAAGGCGATGACCTGGCTGAGGCTGTAAAAACAGCTATTAAAAAAGGTTACCGTAGCATTGATACAGCGCAAGTTTATCGCAATGAGGAGAGTGTTGGGCGAGGAATCCGCGCAGCAATTGAGGAAGGTTTCGTAACACGTGAAGAGCTGTTTGTCACATCAAAAGTTTGGAATGCTGGACTTTCCTATGAAGAAACACTTGCAGCATATGATAGCAGTTTAGAAAAATTAGGATTAGAATATTTAGATTTGTATTTAGTTCATTGGCCAGGAATCGATGATAAATACATGAATATTTATAGAGCGCTTGAAAAAATTTATCAGGATGGACGAGTACGTTCAATAGGTGTTAGTAACTTTCATGTGCATCATTTAGAAAATTTATTGAAGGAAGCAACGGTTATTCCTGTCATTAACCAAATTGAATTTCATCCACATTTAACACAAGAGGAAGTACGTGCATACTGCAAAGAAAAAGGAATCCAAGTAGAAGCATGGTCCCCACTGATGAATGGTGCTTTATTAGAGGAAGCATTGATTCAGCAGCTGGCATCAAAATACAGCAAAACACCAGCTCAAATTGTGTTACGTTATGATGTTCAACATGAGGTAGTAACTATTCCGAAAACAATGACTCCTGCACGTATGTCGGAGAATTTAAATGTCTTTGATTTTGCACTAACAGAAAAAGAAATGTCTCAGTTAGACGCATTACATGATGGATTACGCTGCGGTCCAGATCCAGAAAAGTTTAATTTTAAATAA
- a CDS encoding type III pantothenate kinase: MILVLDAGNSNIVLGVYDENDHLAFHWRMVTDLHKTEDEYAMQVSAFFNHAGISFEQITGIIISSVVPPIMFSLEAMCHKYFRKKPLVVGPGVKTGLNIKYETPREVGSDRIVNAIAALDAYKAPIIIVDFGTATTFCYLNEKGDYMGGAIAPGITISTEALYTQAARLPRIEILRSTHIVGKTTVSAMQAGIFYGFVGQVEGIVNRMKAQSKEEPFVIATGGLANLIAGETQVIDVVDPFLTLKGLYKLYKRNQ, from the coding sequence ATGATATTAGTTTTAGATGCAGGAAATTCAAATATCGTTTTAGGGGTCTATGATGAAAACGATCATTTAGCCTTTCATTGGCGTATGGTGACAGACCTTCACAAAACTGAAGATGAATACGCAATGCAAGTTTCAGCTTTCTTCAATCATGCAGGCATCTCATTCGAACAAATAACCGGCATTATTATATCCTCGGTTGTGCCACCGATAATGTTTTCGTTAGAAGCGATGTGTCACAAATATTTTCGTAAAAAACCGCTTGTTGTAGGACCTGGAGTGAAAACTGGTTTGAATATAAAATATGAAACCCCACGTGAGGTGGGCTCCGATCGCATTGTGAATGCTATTGCGGCACTAGATGCTTATAAAGCACCAATAATTATTGTTGATTTTGGTACTGCTACAACATTTTGTTACTTAAATGAAAAAGGTGATTACATGGGAGGTGCAATTGCTCCAGGTATTACGATTTCTACGGAGGCACTTTATACACAAGCGGCTAGGTTACCACGTATTGAAATATTGAGATCTACGCATATTGTAGGAAAAACAACAGTTTCTGCGATGCAGGCCGGAATATTTTATGGTTTTGTTGGACAAGTTGAGGGCATCGTTAATCGCATGAAAGCACAAAGTAAGGAAGAGCCATTCGTGATTGCGACTGGCGGCTTAGCCAATTTAATTGCCGGAGAGACGCAGGTCATTGATGTAGTTGATCCGTTTTTAACATTAAAAGGTTTATATAAACTATATAAACGCAACCAATAG
- a CDS encoding Hsp33 family molecular chaperone HslO produces the protein MKDYLVRGLGFNGQVRVFATCTTATVGEAQHRHNTWPVVSAALGRSMTAAVMMGAMLKGEEKITIKIEGNGPIGPMVIDSNAKGDVRGFVTNPHVHFDLNEQGKLDVRAGVGTDGALTVVKDLGLRDMFSGQTPIVSGEIAEDFTYYFATSEQVPSSVGLGVLVNPDNTILAAGGFILQLMPGCDEETINEIEQHLSTLEPVSKMIEKGFTPEKILEAVLGENHLQILDSMPVEFKCQCSKERFGAAILGLGTAEIREMIDEDGGAEAQCHFCLETYHFSKEELEGYIDELNA, from the coding sequence ATGAAAGACTATTTAGTACGAGGCTTAGGGTTCAACGGACAAGTTCGGGTTTTTGCAACTTGTACAACAGCAACTGTAGGGGAGGCTCAGCACCGTCATAATACGTGGCCTGTTGTGTCGGCAGCCCTTGGTCGATCTATGACCGCTGCTGTAATGATGGGTGCCATGCTGAAAGGCGAAGAAAAAATCACTATTAAAATTGAGGGCAACGGTCCAATTGGCCCAATGGTTATTGACAGTAATGCTAAAGGTGATGTACGAGGTTTTGTGACAAATCCTCACGTTCATTTCGATCTAAACGAGCAGGGTAAGCTAGATGTTCGTGCGGGTGTTGGAACAGATGGAGCTCTAACAGTTGTTAAAGACCTTGGTTTAAGAGATATGTTCTCAGGCCAAACGCCAATCGTTTCAGGTGAAATTGCTGAAGACTTTACTTACTATTTTGCTACATCTGAGCAAGTACCGTCATCGGTGGGGTTAGGTGTTTTAGTAAATCCTGATAATACGATTCTTGCAGCTGGAGGGTTTATCCTTCAATTGATGCCTGGCTGTGATGAAGAGACAATCAATGAAATCGAACAGCATCTTTCAACATTAGAGCCCGTTTCCAAAATGATTGAAAAGGGCTTTACGCCTGAGAAAATTTTAGAAGCAGTATTAGGAGAAAATCATCTGCAGATTTTAGATTCCATGCCAGTAGAATTTAAATGTCAATGTTCAAAAGAGCGATTTGGGGCTGCAATCTTAGGTTTAGGGACAGCGGAAATTCGAGAAATGATTGATGAAGATGGTGGTGCTGAAGCACAGTGTCATTTTTGTTTAGAAACATATCATTTCTCCAAAGAAGAACTAGAAGGTTATATTGATGAGCTCAACGCGTAA
- a CDS encoding foldase: MSSTRNRRPSTTATPNQTPLLQRRLKTKPALTVIAVLLLGNILWLIAWLIPNKGQEIGSDEQVAAVDGEFITRQEWMVAMEERYGKETLQNLVNESVMEKAAKKFKIKVTDKEIDLELALMRSAQDKFDTAMQNLSVEQLRQKIRSQLILDKVLTKDVEIKEDSIEKYYEENQSLYNTKASYRTNFIEVDSKKAAEEALKELKNNSDFSVLAREISLDSASASLGGDIGFLTEKQENVDPAIIKATMALKANEVSKAFKLNNGHYGIVQVQEITEGQSFTYEDVKEHIERELALDQLPQSVTPEAFWSEFKATWYYGEEKKDK; this comes from the coding sequence ATGAGCTCAACGCGTAATCGTCGACCTTCAACCACTGCAACGCCAAACCAAACGCCCCTATTGCAACGACGTTTAAAAACGAAACCAGCTTTAACAGTTATTGCCGTTCTGTTATTAGGAAATATTTTATGGTTGATTGCTTGGTTAATCCCAAATAAAGGTCAAGAAATTGGTAGCGACGAACAAGTCGCTGCCGTTGACGGGGAGTTTATCACGCGTCAAGAGTGGATGGTTGCCATGGAAGAACGCTATGGTAAAGAGACACTACAAAATTTAGTAAATGAATCTGTGATGGAAAAGGCAGCTAAGAAATTTAAAATTAAAGTAACAGATAAAGAGATTGATTTAGAACTTGCTCTAATGCGCTCTGCACAGGATAAATTTGATACGGCAATGCAAAATCTGTCTGTAGAGCAACTGCGACAAAAAATACGCTCACAGCTTATTTTAGATAAGGTCCTAACAAAAGATGTAGAAATAAAAGAAGATAGTATTGAAAAATATTATGAAGAAAATCAATCACTATACAATACGAAGGCGAGTTATCGTACGAATTTCATAGAAGTGGATTCCAAAAAAGCTGCTGAGGAAGCATTAAAAGAGCTAAAAAATAACTCTGATTTTTCTGTGCTAGCACGAGAAATTTCTTTAGATAGTGCCTCAGCTAGTTTGGGTGGAGATATCGGTTTTCTCACAGAAAAACAGGAAAATGTCGATCCAGCAATTATAAAGGCAACGATGGCATTAAAAGCAAATGAGGTAAGTAAAGCATTTAAGCTTAATAACGGTCATTATGGGATTGTACAAGTCCAAGAGATCACAGAAGGACAATCCTTTACATACGAAGATGTGAAAGAGCATATTGAACGTGAGCTTGCGCTAGATCAATTACCACAATCTGTTACACCAGAAGCATTTTGGTCTGAATTCAAGGCAACTTGGTATTATGGAGAAGAGAAAAAAGATAAATAG
- the cysK gene encoding cysteine synthase A translates to MSRLANSVAELVGKTPIVKLNHATGENEGTVYVKLEYFNPGSSVKDRLALAMIEAAEKDGTLKPGGTIIEPTSGNTGIGLAMIAAAKGYKAILVMPETMSLERRNLLRAYGAELVLTPGPAGMKGAIAKAEELAAEKGYFLPQQFTNPANAVIHRLTTGPEIVEAFDGLTLDAFVSGVGTGGTITGAGAVLKEKYPEIEIIAVEPKDSPVLSGGQPGPHKIQGIGAGFVPEVLDTDIYSSVFPVENEIAFEVARKVAREEGILCGISSGAAIYAAIETAKRLGKGSNVLAIVPSNGERYLSTPLYQFED, encoded by the coding sequence ATGAGTAGATTAGCGAACTCAGTAGCTGAATTAGTTGGTAAAACACCAATTGTAAAGTTAAATCATGCAACAGGCGAAAACGAAGGTACGGTTTATGTAAAATTAGAATATTTTAACCCAGGTAGCTCAGTAAAAGATCGTTTAGCATTGGCAATGATTGAAGCAGCTGAAAAGGACGGTACCCTAAAACCAGGAGGTACTATTATTGAACCTACTTCTGGTAATACAGGTATTGGTCTAGCAATGATTGCAGCAGCTAAAGGCTATAAAGCTATTTTAGTAATGCCAGAGACAATGAGCTTAGAGCGTCGTAACTTATTACGTGCATATGGTGCAGAGCTTGTTTTAACACCTGGTCCAGCAGGCATGAAGGGGGCAATTGCCAAAGCGGAAGAATTAGCAGCTGAAAAAGGTTACTTCTTACCACAGCAATTCACAAACCCTGCTAATGCTGTTATTCACCGTTTGACAACAGGCCCAGAGATTGTTGAAGCATTTGACGGTTTAACACTTGATGCATTTGTATCTGGAGTAGGTACGGGAGGTACAATTACAGGTGCAGGTGCAGTATTAAAAGAAAAATATCCAGAGATCGAAATTATTGCAGTTGAGCCAAAAGATTCACCAGTACTTTCTGGTGGCCAGCCAGGACCGCATAAGATTCAAGGTATTGGCGCTGGATTCGTACCTGAGGTGTTAGATACAGATATCTATTCTTCAGTATTCCCTGTTGAAAATGAGATTGCTTTCGAAGTAGCACGTAAAGTAGCACGCGAAGAAGGGATTTTATGTGGTATTTCATCAGGTGCAGCTATCTATGCGGCAATTGAAACAGCAAAACGTTTAGGAAAAGGCTCAAATGTCCTTGCGATTGTTCCATCTAATGGTGAACGTTATTTATCTACACCTTTATATCAATTTGAAGACTAA